In the genome of Cervus elaphus chromosome 5, mCerEla1.1, whole genome shotgun sequence, the window aagactctgagcatTTCCaacaagggacacaggtttgatctctggtcagggaactaagaccccacatgctgcacaacCAAAAAACAACAGATAAACGGGGgccaaaggaaaagcaaagaccCCTTGGAGGCACGTGCAGAATTAGAgcagccctggggaggggagtggcGGGAAGAGGACTAGAAACTGGGCGTCAGGAGCGGCCGCACGCAGGATCGGGGCAGCTATCAGCCTATAACAGCACCTTTGTGCAAGTTAGGGAAAGGCACTCTTGCCCCAACACTTTATATCAGTTGGAACAAAAAATTGCCATTTTGTAGTCAGAAACAGTAGATGGGCCAATCTATTACTTTCATCTGCTGGGAATTGTCATAAATGAttcaattataaaattaaaatctattgggaattccctggcaatccagtggttaggactccgcatttccactgcaaggggcccaggttcaaaccctggtcggggaactaagatcccccattcggcatatccaaaaaaaaaaaaaaaagaaagaaaattaaaatctatgAAGCTGACAAGATGGTAACCGCCCCCCCACACCACACCCCCCGCGCCCCCGACAAAGTGCTGTCCTCGTTGCAGTACTCAACTTGCACAGCCGGACACTGCGACCCAACCCAGGATACTCACAGCCTCCCAGGCGGCAGGGTCGTGCTTGAAGAGGGAGTTAGTGAGCTCCACAGACACCCGTTTGCGGTAATCTGGGTTCTTGTCCTCGGAGATGCGGAACAAGACGGCAGCAGCGTAGGTGGCTGAGCAGCGGAAAGGCCAGgccaggcaggtcaggtgcttgCCTCCGCCcgcccccagcctccctcctcaccctcctggcCCCCTTGCGCCTAGCCCAGCCCCTCACCGGTGCCCTCGTTCCGCGAGTGCAGCAGCTCCATCAGTGGGGCCGACGCGCCCTCCGCGTCAATGGCGTCCGCCGCCTCTTTGTCCTGGGCCAGCTCGCAGAGCACCCCGGCGGCCACGCGCTGGATGTTCTCCACCGAGGAGTacaggagctggggaggggggcgcAGGGTGGGCGTGAGGCGAGCCAGCAGCGCACCTCGCCACCCTGCCAGTCTCCGCCCCGCTTTTCTGGATATAACTCAAGCCCAtgtaaaaagtgtgaaaagtctAAGTAACATCTAAAGAAAGGAAacgcagggaattccctggtgatccagtggttaagactctgtgttttcaATACCGGGGAGTGGGTGCAATCCctctttggggaactaagattctataaGCCCTGAGGTAAggccaatttttttaaaaattcttttaatttaaaaaaaccgcCACAACCCTCTACCCAGACACAGCTTCTTTCCGTTGGATTTTCATCATAGTCATAAACAcaaatttgattcttttttttaagactttttttgatgtggaccattttttaaaaatttgttacggtattgtttctgttttatatttttggtttttttacctccaggcgtgtggaatcttagctccccaaccaaggatcaaacctgtacccctcacactggaaggcaaagtcttgaccaatggaccaccaaggaagtccctgatcCCTGTTTTTTGATCAGACATTGTAGCATAAAGCATTTTCCCATATTATTCagtaatttttccttaaaaatctatgaattcagggacttccccagtggcctttttccttaaaaatctatgaattcagggacttccccagtggccggtggctaagactctgctatcccgctgcagggggcctgggtttgatccctgttcagggaactaactTCAAGCCTGCGAAGaaacatggccaaaaaacaaacaaaataaatctgtGAGTTCATATTGGTACTCAAGAGAGAAGGAGAATGCTACAAAGCAAAACAACAGTGGAAGTTTAAAAACCTCATCCATCACAAGTGGAAGTAGCTACCAGCACCGATTCCTTACTCTGAACGTtaataattaaaggaaaaagtTTCAAAAACTGAAAATTCTTCCACACCATTGTCTATGTCCGCATGATATAATGGaccattctttttttaaccattctCTTATCACTGGACAGTCAGTTAATTTTCAGTTATTGTTAGTGCAATTTCAGCTGCACATATACATCTATGCcacattttaaattacattgtTATTTCATAAAGAGAGAGTCCCAGACCTGTACTACTTGATCAAAGAATACAAATATTTTCAAGGCTGTCTATACACATCACAAAGTTGCTTCCTGGAGAGGTTTTACCACCTTATCTTCCCACCAGCAGGGTATAAGACTGCCCATTTTATCGCATCTTCACCAGCACAAAgcactcccttttttttttttttctttgccaattTGATAGTGGAAAATGGGCTCCCCCTGTGGGGTaagcttcatttcttttaaacccCTGGGGTTGTTTGAGCACTGTTTGTTTATGAACCACCTGGGAATTAATTACATGTGCCTCTTTGCAGATAACTACTGAGGTTTATTAATGAGCCTTTTATATGAAAGATATTAAACTCTTGTCTGTTTCgaggtttgcaaatattttcccagttTGCTGTTTACTTTTCAATGATTTTAGGCTATTTCTGACATGAAAACCTTAATGTTGTTTCTGACATTAAGAATACCTCCTATTTTCGTTTGTGGACTCTTCCTTTACCTCTGAGCTTGGAAAGCCTTTCCCATGCTGGAGTTTGCTAAATGACCGTGTCTGGTGTGGCCACTTTTCTCCAAATGCTTCCAAAGACCTCGGGATGCTTGGCCCAGACTGCCTCAAACATTCCCATTTCAGTAGTGGGGAAAATCAAGGGTTGGGGGAAACCTCTCCTGCCCACCTGCCCCAGACTCACCTGCACAAACAGGGGGATGGTGTTGAGTCGGAAGATCTCCATGCGGTTCATGGGATCCCGGGCGAGGATATGCAGGGCTCCAGTGCAGCCTTCCACAATCTCCTCCATCCTCACACCATCCTGCACGAAAGGAGCCATTGGGGTATAGCAACACTGAGCCTAGGGAGTGGTCACCCCCCGCCAGGACACTGGCAAACCTCACTGGTCCTTGGAGTTGGCCTCAGTCACAACTTGCCCCCCTAGTCACGCGCTCATGTGCGCACACGTTCACACAGAGGGCGGGCAGTCACAGGCCCCAGCAGCTCACTTACCGTGTAGGGCTGCTGTGTGCCAGCAGCCACATGGCGCTGGGCATCCTGGTGGGCCTTGACCAGCAGTTGGACAAGGCGGGGAATGACTGCTGCCTCCTGCAGTGGGGCGTGGTTGGCTGGGCACAGGGCCAGATTCCTGATCAGGCCAATGGTTGCCTGGCAAGGAAAAGGGCGCCCGTCAAGGGCACTTTGTGGACATCTGGAGGATCCCACTTCTCCAGCTTCATGTCCTCCGTCCCCCTCGTCTCTTCTCCCCCAGGCCAGCCATGGATGTGCTGGAAGGTCTTCAGAGAATGACGCTTCTCCCAGCCCCTTATTCCATACGATCTCATTGGTCCTCATGGTCCTCTCATAGCCCCTGCTAAAATGATACTCCATCCCAGAATATTCCACCAGCCCCCAGGCCTTGACCCTCACCCCTGTTCCCTCTCTCTTAACGCCCCCTCACGGACAATATAGTCCTGCTTTTCTGATGGTTCCCAAACTCTGATTATCAGGGAGTCCTCGCTAGGGTTGACCCCAAAGCCTCTTGTGTAGGTGACACTCACAATGTGATCCAGCTGAAGCAGTGGGATCTGGAAAGAGgtccctgtcccaggctcctacCCTGCCAGCTGGCTCCGGTGCCCTCTGACAAGACCCCGTCTATAGTCACTCCCTCACTCTCTGGCACCAGGTGTCACACACCTATAGCTCTGCCCTGGCTCACCCTCACCTCCCCTGTCTGTGACAGGGAACTGACACATCTGTCCTCTACCCAGGCAGCCTCCAGGTTCCCTGGCTCCCAGTGGCAGACACCAAGTGCCCCCAGAACCCTCTCTACCCTTCATCTCTTTAGCATCCTTCCTGAGTTTGAGCAGGACGCATGACACAGTACGGACACCCTTCCATCCACACGCGGCCAAAGGAACAAGTTCCTGAGTATGGGCTGAAGTGGTTTCACTTTCTGGTCGCTGCCAGCCCTTCAGGGCTTCTCCACTTCTCCGGGGCTAGAATGCATGGATGAGGGTGACCTCACCCATCCATTCATATTCATACGACTTTGAGCGTCCAGACCTTCTATAATGACTGTGCCCCGTGGACCACCAAAATCACCTGGGGGCTCGTTAGAAATGCAGGGTCTCAGGCCCACCCCAGGCCTACCAAATCTGAGCCTGCGGTTGAATGAGACCGCCCAGGGTGGTCTCGTGCGCCTTCAACCCTGAAGCTCTATTCTAGCTGATGGCCAAGCTACAAGATAGAAGGATTCTGGGTCTCAGGAGCAGAGCCACCGTGGACTGTGGAGGCTCTAATCCTGTCTTCAGAGCTCCTCCCCTCGCCTGGCCCCACCGGGCAGTGGGCGGTACCTTGACCAGGGGCCACTGGTTGGGCTGGTTGAGCAGCTTGACGATGGCCGGGATGCCATAGTTGAGACGCACGGAGTTCTGGGCCATCTCGGCCTCAGGGTGGCGGCTGGTGAGGTGGCGCAGGGCGCAGACGGCGGGCTCCGTGATGTCATCCTTGTCACCCGCGCGCAGGATGGCATGGATGAGCGCCTCCACCCCGCTGTTCTGCGTCACCAGCGTCTTGTTCTTGCTGTTGTTGCACGTCAGGTTGGACAGAGTCCCCGTGGCACAGGTGAGGACGTTGACGTCGTCCACGCTCAGCTGGTTCACCAGAATCTTCAGCACGCTCTCCAGGCCCTCCTGGGGTTGGGGAAAGCAGTGGAGAGTGAGGTAGACCCCCAACCGCAGGGGCTTCCCAATACGCCCAGGGGAGCGAAATGGCCTAAGTGGGGGTCTCCAGCCCACTCAGTACAGACTCCCTGGGCCCTGAAAATCTTCAACCCCACGATCCTGCCAACACCCCGTGAGACGGCAGTTCTACCCGTGGAGGATCTGGGGCTGAGAGAGGTTGAGGGCCTGGCTCACAGACCCACAGCTCATGGGCCAGATCTGAACCCAAGCCTATCTCTAAGCCCCATTCTCTCTTCTCCAGCCCCTCCGGCCCTTCCTCTGGGTCCTCAGACCCAACAGAACTCGACTCATCTGAGGGAGGCCCCTAGGCCAGAATGAAGTTGTTGAGCCATGCCTCAGTGGCTCACTTGAACCACTTttatatgtttcttccctttctggGCCTTTGCTGCTGCACACTCAGTGGTCCCCAAGCCAAATCTGCCTTCAGGAAACATCCCTAAGCCAGAAACCTCATTTCTCCCAAGGAAAGCCACGTGGGCCTTGTGGTCAAATATAAAAACCCCAGACGCTGGGGACAGACagtcctgagttcaaatcccaactctgcAGTCTACTAGCCGTGACCAAGGCCATTTCTTAACACCCTGAGcctgtttcttctttccttttttttttcttctatgaaaaatttttttttcctttttattttttcttggagtACAGTTGAAAACttcattgttaaaatttttatcttacaTTGGATATAGTTGAaaactttttaatacttttattttatactggagtatagttggtcAACAATGTTGcatttcaggcgtacagcaaagtgattcagttatatatacatgtatctattatttttcaaattcttttcccatttagctcattacagagtactgagcaaagttccctgtgctatacaagagatccttgttggttatctattttaaatatatcagtgtgcacatgtcaatcccaaactcccaatctatccctggcCCCCAATTTTCACCCTAGCAACtagaagttcattctctaagtttgtgagtctgtttctgtgttaCAAATCAGttcgtttgtatcatttttttgagTCCTCGTGTAAGTGATGTCATaagattttgtctttctctgtccaacttaagtcacttagtataataatctctaggtccatctgcgttgctgcaaatggcattatttcattctttttaatgactgagtaatattccattgtatgtatgtaccacttGAGCCTTTGTTTCTTCAGCTAACAACGAGCCCCACACTCTACCTCCAGGTACTAAAAGGGGTAAAGAAGCCAGTGTCCCAGGTGCTTAGCTGAGCCTAGAACATGGCGGGTGCTCAATAAGCAGCCTATTGATGTAATTCTTAGCAATGACAGGTCTAAAGGAGGAACCAGAAAACTTGTCCCAAAACTGCATTTTTCCTTAAGTTATTTTTAGCCATCAGGGCCCCCAAGCCATCGCCTGCACCCTACTGTTCCCTGCCCAAGGTCTAGGGTAGAACTGTTCCTCTGGTACCACCTGAACCCCAGCTTGGATACATCAGCCCCTTTCCTCTAGTCCTCCTCTGAAACCCCTAAGAGGGACTAGAGCCTTTAGCTAATGGGATGAAGGGCACTTCCAGCCTCAGCCACAGTGGAAAAGATTTAGGGGCCACAGGCTCCTAAGGTCAGACTCCCAGACAGGAAGCAGGATGCAGTAAGATGGCTGAGGAGGTGGACACAGGTCTGATCACCTCCCTCACCTGCTTGGTGGCCACATCCGAGAGGTTGCGCAGGGTCCACAGGCAGTTCTGCACGAGGCGGGGGCTGTTGCTTGTCAGGTGCTTGCCCAGGGCCTGCATCCCACCTGGGGTAGATGAGCACATGTCAGCCACGGGGGAGCACAGCTGACTGAGCCTGGTGGCTGGTCAGGGGCCCCGCTCACTCCCAGCTGGCTACATGAGCCATCCTCACGGGCTGCAGTACTCACCAGCCTCCACAATGGCAGGCTTGTTGCTGGGACACACGGACAGCACTTTGAGCACACGGCTGGTGGTCCAGAGCAGCTTCTCATAACTGTAGTTGCGCATGATCTGGACGAGGGCCTGGGGTCCTCCATTGGCCAGGATGATgagctgtggggaggggggaaatgAGTGTGAGACAGATGGGGTCTATGGTAAGGaacaaggaaggaaggggggTAGGTAACAGAGCTGTTATTACTGAGCTTCACCCAAAGCCTGAGCTTTTGTGACTATTAAATAAgccaaatattgaaaaaaatgataatacacAATGCTGGCAAGGATGAGGTGAGACTACTAACATACACTGCTGCTGATGACATTGTAAATAAGGCAATCCTTTTGGAAAGTACCTGGCAGTTTTTGTAAAAgcttagaaatattaaaaatcctTAGCCCTACTGATGAAAACAATTCCTACTTTTTGGGAAAAACTGTGTCTTGaatatgttcattacagcattgttCATAAAAATGGAAGATCAGGAGCAACTCAGATGCCCTTCCTCAGGATAAAGTCTGGAGCCTCCATTTAATGAAATGTTATTTGCTCTTATAAAGGGTGGTTTTGAGGACAGTGTagcaaaaaacaataataataattttaatatcatGCATTAATAGAAAACATGTAAAGTTGTAAATTTCTATGACTACAACTGTATAAAAAATGTCCACAGGAAAGCACTGGAGGAAGCACACGGTTGTGTGAGgataattttttctttcccttatccTCAAAATATTCAGTAGTATGATGAAACATTACATcagaatttacatatatatttaacctAAAAAGAGTAAGGAAGTAGTGACGTGAAGCTGCAGTTGGATGGAGGGGGATGGCATAGGGGATGCAGGTCTTGGATGGGGGCAAGCACATGGTTGTGAGAGGACAATAGGGCTCAGCCCACCTTGCTCTCCTGGTTGCCATAGGCCAGGAGCTGCAGGCAGTCGGTGGTGATGGCCAGGAACTTGGGGTTGTTCTTGTTGAGCAGGGGCACCATCTTCTGCAGCCCGTCTGCCAGGCGCACTGCCATCTTGGCACCCTCCTGGTAGAGCAGCAGGTTGTGCAGTGTGGTGATGGCATAGAACAAGACCGACTCCACAGGGGAGCTGGGATGGGGGTAGAGGGTTCACATGAGTCAGGTTCCAGGTAAATGTGGGTCACCTCCTGCAGGAAAGCTCTGCAGGAAACAGCTCCTTACTAAAATTTCATTGTCCCTTGAGTCCAGTCTCATTTCTATGAACAGAGCACGCAGCACCTCTCCTCTCTCCACTGAGACCATGACTCCTCTTGCTCTGGACTCCCAGCTCGGTGCTAAGCATACCTGTCCCTACTGAGTTGGTCCCCTGGACCCCTGTCCCTGAGTAACTGCCATGTGGAAGGCATCATGCTAGAAAGGCCTGCGAGGGACTCAGAGAGGAGTAAGATCAGTATCTCCGCCCTTAAGGAACTCGCAGCTGGGTATGGGGATCGGGAAAAAGGCCATTCAACATTGCAAGGCAGGGAAAGATAAAGGCGGCAAGGGATTTTGCacaggctgttccctctgcctggaatactcTTCCCGTCATCTACATCAGTCAAAGTCCACTCCTCTTTCTACCCCCTGCCATTAGAGTGAACAGCTTCTTGGAGCTCCACTGACCAATCTTGGGCACACCTTTGCCCTCATCCACACTGTATCCTGATAAATAACCTGAGAGTTACCTGCCTGTCTCCCCTGCTAGGCTGTGAGCAGCTGAGCATGAGGACTGGGTGTGATTCCGCACCtggcatagtaggtgctcaataaatgtatgAAAGACCAGGGAAGTTCAAGGGAGGGGACACCCCGGGCTCCTGCAGGGAGTAGGGGTGGGTACCTGAGCATGCGGACCAGGGCAGGGATGCCGCCCGACTTGAAGATGGCAAGCAGCCCCTCGCGGTGGTGGGAGAGGTTGTGCAGGATGCTGGTGGTGCAGCGGGCCGTGTCCAGGTCACTGGTGTTCTGCATGGTGCGCACGACAGCCGCCACCAGCTGGGGCGAGCCCATCAGCGCCCGCCGAGACGCCTCCTTCTTTGACAGCTGGTTCACGATCATGGCCGCCTTGGTCACCACCACCTTGCGGGGtaagaaggaggaggggagggagtgagCAGACGGGGCCGAGATGGCTGCCATTGTGAGAAGGAAGGGCCAGGAGACACCTCCACAAAGCTCAGACAGACCCAGGTCAGACTTCCCACTGATGAGGCTCTGGGTTAATGATCTCTCTCCACCCCAGGTAGGGCCCTCTCCTGCAGACCCCTgactctcccctccctgccctgcctccagcctggcCAGGCCCTCACAGACCGGGTCCTCATCGTTGAGCAGCTTGGTGAGCTCAGGTAGGGCCCGGGTGGCCAGCTCAGCGTCGTCCTGGTAGTTGATGAGATGCACGATGGCCGACTTGAGGAGCTGGGATGGCTCGGCCAGCCGCTGCAGGTTGGTGGTCTGCCCCTCCACCTGGGTGGCCAGCAGCAGTGAGCTGTCCTCTCCTGTCACACCGGGACACATGGCCTCCCGCACCCGCT includes:
- the LOC122695100 gene encoding junction plakoglobin encodes the protein MEVMNLIEQPIKVTEWQQTYTYDSGIHSGANTCVPSVSSKGLMEEDEACGRQYTLKKTTTYTQSVPPGQGDLEYQMSTTARAKRVREAMCPGVTGEDSSLLLATQVEGQTTNLQRLAEPSQLLKSAIVHLINYQDDAELATRALPELTKLLNDEDPVVVTKAAMIVNQLSKKEASRRALMGSPQLVAAVVRTMQNTSDLDTARCTTSILHNLSHHREGLLAIFKSGGIPALVRMLSSPVESVLFYAITTLHNLLLYQEGAKMAVRLADGLQKMVPLLNKNNPKFLAITTDCLQLLAYGNQESKLIILANGGPQALVQIMRNYSYEKLLWTTSRVLKVLSVCPSNKPAIVEAGGMQALGKHLTSNSPRLVQNCLWTLRNLSDVATKQEGLESVLKILVNQLSVDDVNVLTCATGTLSNLTCNNSKNKTLVTQNSGVEALIHAILRAGDKDDITEPAVCALRHLTSRHPEAEMAQNSVRLNYGIPAIVKLLNQPNQWPLVKATIGLIRNLALCPANHAPLQEAAVIPRLVQLLVKAHQDAQRHVAAGTQQPYTDGVRMEEIVEGCTGALHILARDPMNRMEIFRLNTIPLFVQLLYSSVENIQRVAAGVLCELAQDKEAADAIDAEGASAPLMELLHSRNEGTATYAAAVLFRISEDKNPDYRKRVSVELTNSLFKHDPAAWEAAQSMIPMNEPYADDMDATYRPMYSSDVPMDPLEMHMDMDGDYPIDTYSDGLRPPYPNADHMLA